In one window of Methanoculleus chikugoensis DNA:
- the hdrB gene encoding CoB--CoM heterodisulfide reductase subunit B, with translation MSGNNHQYAFFLGCIAPNRYPGIEAAAIQTSKNVGIDLLPLKGASCCPAPGAFGSIDLNVWYAMAARNVVLAEQMKMDIALICNGCYKSIWEVNHKLKHNDELRDGVNEVLKEIDMEFKGTVDVWHLAELYYDPKIVGVKRIADSVRRPLTGAKVAVHYGCHLMKPSKERHFGNTETPMWIEELVAALGAEPVQYRNKMQCCGAGGGVRGYDITHALDITNEKLINMEEVGADAVTDLCPFCQLQFDRGQIEIKDKFGVEHGIPVLHYNELLGLAQGMSPDELALDLHAVDVEPFLKKIL, from the coding sequence ATGAGCGGAAATAATCACCAGTACGCATTCTTCCTCGGGTGCATCGCCCCGAACCGGTACCCCGGCATCGAGGCTGCGGCCATTCAGACCAGCAAGAACGTCGGCATCGACCTTCTGCCCCTGAAGGGTGCAAGCTGCTGCCCGGCACCGGGTGCATTCGGTTCGATCGACCTGAACGTCTGGTACGCGATGGCGGCCAGAAACGTCGTGCTCGCCGAGCAGATGAAGATGGACATCGCCCTGATCTGCAACGGATGCTACAAGTCGATCTGGGAAGTCAACCACAAACTGAAGCACAACGACGAACTCCGCGACGGAGTCAACGAGGTGCTCAAAGAGATCGACATGGAGTTCAAGGGAACCGTCGACGTCTGGCATCTCGCCGAGCTCTACTACGACCCCAAGATCGTGGGCGTCAAGAGGATTGCAGACAGCGTCAGGCGCCCCCTGACCGGCGCGAAGGTCGCCGTCCACTACGGGTGCCACCTGATGAAGCCGAGCAAGGAGCGGCACTTCGGGAACACCGAGACCCCGATGTGGATAGAAGAACTCGTCGCCGCTCTCGGCGCCGAGCCGGTCCAGTATCGGAACAAGATGCAGTGCTGCGGTGCCGGAGGCGGTGTCCGCGGATACGATATCACGCACGCGCTCGACATCACGAATGAGAAACTGATCAATATGGAAGAAGTCGGTGCCGATGCAGTCACTGATCTCTGTCCGTTCTGTCAGCTCCAGTTCGACCGCGGCCAGATTGAGATCAAGGATAAGTTCGGTGTCGAACACGGCATCCCCGTCCTGCACTACAACGAACTCCTGGGACTCGCTCAGGGCATGAGCCCGGACGAGCTTGCACTCGACCTTCATGCCGTCGATGTTGAGCCGTTCCTGAAGAAGATCCTGTGA
- the hdrC gene encoding CoB--CoM heterodisulfide reductase subunit C — translation MAVKKDYKDQKLAEKLRDRKYYIPDSNPEFIKDVEKIGQTAAHMCYQCGTCTGSCPSAPRSSYRIRLFMRKAILGLEEEALTDPDLWLCTTCYSCTDRCPRDLAPTDAIMAMRNLAFKRDIVPRNFLQTVQLIYKSGHGVPNNDANRAARKKLGLEEEPETTHKYPEYLPGIRRILDHYKLKENADKILAEGE, via the coding sequence ATGGCAGTAAAGAAAGACTACAAGGATCAGAAACTCGCTGAGAAACTCCGGGACAGGAAATACTACATTCCTGACAGCAACCCCGAGTTCATCAAGGATGTAGAGAAGATCGGGCAGACGGCCGCCCACATGTGCTACCAGTGCGGCACCTGCACCGGTTCGTGCCCCTCGGCACCCCGGAGTTCGTACCGTATCCGGCTGTTCATGCGCAAGGCAATCCTCGGTCTCGAGGAAGAGGCCCTTACCGACCCGGACCTCTGGCTCTGCACCACCTGTTACAGCTGCACCGACCGGTGCCCCCGCGACCTCGCGCCGACCGACGCAATCATGGCGATGAGGAACCTCGCGTTCAAGCGGGACATCGTTCCACGCAACTTCCTCCAGACCGTCCAGCTGATCTACAAGAGCGGGCACGGCGTCCCGAACAACGACGCGAACCGCGCAGCCAGGAAAAAACTCGGACTCGAGGAGGAGCCTGAGACGACGCACAAGTACCCCGAGTACCTGCCCGGTATCAGGAGGATCCTCGACCACTACAAACTGAAAGAGAATGCAGACAAGATCCTCGCGGAGGGAGAGTGA